A genomic window from Ruminiclostridium cellulolyticum H10 includes:
- a CDS encoding recombinase family protein — MEYIPPLVIANNFEQYNDIRNSIGEVGLEVGGYIRISTKKDSQITSIENQKKYIMEWASVNGYKIVDFYIDMKTGAYSYLRQEMVRMKNDISSGKIKGIVSKEISRTSRDILDIIELKRSLANQGAFFISIKEGYDSRTDDDEFLLVIHAGLAQKERKVTGSRVKITQMIKAKEGKTNVPTPALGYKLSPDGQHIIINPATAEIYQLIVKKFLEGWGRLKICKYLNSQGIRTNRGNASWSTNSIYAILTNPVYLGITMYNITLTVRDDTGKAKRMVRPRDQWIVKENTHQPLITKEKFERIQQLIQDKKQKELKEWSCTKKYLLSGLVYCGSCGSKLYGGRFPKKTAKLKIESERTPKDYYYYYFDRKTSGVCRNSKANFHMDIVEQKVIEKVKEILLSYDQLDEIINKKHYLFDTRYIKEKKENERLRDRLQTVNSAIRREQSAYEADVITLDEYKTRLDELRRQKLSLDEKLEKINSTPAQSGSLEVANKLKETIRSLHNLEQDFQYEIIRKLINKIYIKDNYSLEFEFTFSD; from the coding sequence ATGGAGTATATTCCTCCTCTGGTTATTGCAAATAATTTTGAGCAGTATAATGATATCAGAAATTCAATAGGAGAAGTAGGCTTGGAGGTTGGCGGATACATACGAATTTCAACTAAAAAGGACAGTCAGATAACTTCTATCGAAAATCAAAAAAAATACATAATGGAATGGGCAAGTGTAAATGGGTATAAAATAGTGGATTTCTACATAGACATGAAAACCGGTGCCTACAGTTATCTCAGGCAAGAAATGGTAAGAATGAAGAATGATATTTCATCGGGGAAAATAAAAGGTATTGTATCAAAGGAAATATCCAGAACCTCACGTGATATACTTGACATAATTGAGCTTAAAAGAAGCCTTGCAAATCAAGGTGCTTTTTTTATTTCAATAAAAGAAGGTTATGACAGCAGAACCGACGATGATGAGTTTCTATTGGTAATACATGCAGGTCTGGCACAAAAGGAGAGAAAAGTAACGGGGTCAAGAGTCAAAATAACCCAGATGATAAAGGCAAAGGAAGGAAAAACCAATGTACCTACACCCGCTTTAGGGTATAAGCTGTCTCCAGACGGTCAGCATATTATTATCAATCCTGCAACAGCAGAAATATATCAACTTATAGTTAAAAAATTTCTGGAAGGCTGGGGCAGACTCAAAATCTGTAAATATCTAAACTCACAAGGAATCAGGACAAACAGGGGAAACGCCAGTTGGAGTACCAATTCCATATATGCAATTCTTACAAACCCTGTATACCTGGGTATAACCATGTACAACATAACTTTGACAGTACGTGATGATACGGGTAAAGCAAAAAGAATGGTAAGACCCCGTGATCAATGGATAGTAAAAGAAAATACACACCAGCCACTGATTACCAAAGAAAAATTTGAAAGAATTCAGCAGTTGATTCAAGATAAAAAACAAAAAGAACTGAAAGAATGGAGTTGTACAAAAAAGTACCTATTATCAGGGTTGGTTTACTGTGGGTCATGCGGTAGCAAACTATATGGGGGAAGGTTTCCAAAAAAAACGGCAAAGCTGAAAATTGAGTCCGAAAGAACGCCGAAGGACTACTATTACTATTACTTTGACAGAAAGACATCGGGGGTGTGCCGGAACAGTAAGGCTAATTTTCATATGGATATAGTTGAACAAAAGGTAATTGAAAAGGTGAAAGAAATTCTTTTATCCTATGACCAACTGGATGAAATAATTAATAAGAAACACTACCTTTTCGACACAAGATACATAAAAGAAAAAAAAGAAAACGAAAGACTTAGGGATCGGCTTCAAACTGTAAATAGTGCAATCAGAAGAGAACAATCAGCATATGAAGCAGATGTAATAACCCTTGATGAATATAAAACACGGTTGGATGAGCTTCGCCGTCAAAAGCTCTCTTTAGATGAAAAACTTGAAAAAATAAACTCCACACCTGCTCAATCGGGTAGCTTGGAGGTAGCAAACAAGCTAAAAGAAACCATACGTAGTTTACATAACCTGGAACAGGATTTTCAGTACGAAATAATAAGAAAATTAATAAACAAAATATATATAAAAGATAATTATTCTCTTGAGTTTGAATTTACTTTCAGTGATTAA
- a CDS encoding spore coat protein CotJB, producing MNNNIDMSGMGMSGMDDCGNMGNMGGMGMGHMDMGHMDMGHMEMTSGMKPMNEREALLWKVQAYEFACIEVGLFLNTNPNDKTALAYFKQYRDMKHQLESEFTKRFGPLTAGHMDNDLSTWRWIENPWPWEIGREV from the coding sequence ATGAATAATAACATCGATATGAGTGGCATGGGTATGAGTGGCATGGACGATTGTGGAAATATGGGAAATATGGGCGGCATGGGTATGGGCCATATGGATATGGGACATATGGATATGGGACATATGGAAATGACCAGTGGAATGAAGCCTATGAATGAGCGGGAAGCATTGCTTTGGAAGGTTCAGGCTTACGAATTTGCCTGTATAGAAGTAGGCTTATTTCTCAATACAAATCCAAACGATAAGACTGCTCTGGCGTATTTTAAGCAATACCGAGACATGAAGCATCAGCTTGAATCTGAATTTACAAAAAGATTTGGTCCACTTACCGCTGGTCACATGGATAACGATTTATCAACATGGAGATGGATTGAGAATCCATGGCCGTGGGAAATCGGACGGGAGGTGTAA
- a CDS encoding spore coat associated protein CotJA gives MDDLVNEYNYQERDKSAIKPFNPSKIALAMAFVPSQLWERPYDVNEGLDRGTLFPSLDKPFLGGGNRYE, from the coding sequence ATGGATGACTTAGTAAATGAATACAATTATCAGGAAAGAGACAAAAGTGCTATAAAACCCTTTAATCCTTCTAAAATAGCTCTTGCTATGGCATTTGTTCCTTCACAGCTTTGGGAAAGACCATATGACGTAAATGAAGGGTTAGACAGAGGTACTCTTTTCCCGTCTCTCGATAAGCCTTTCCTGGGAGGGGGAAACAGATATGAATAA
- a CDS encoding DUF4825 domain-containing protein — protein MKNSAKKVLTVLVFITCVVALVIILVFASKGNTPGIIDSNNSTKINASGQVYNADYLFENKTPYVGNNSKVLHIIDNLQFGNYRGEVSLQTEKIPYGVTVNYDFQNLVKEDYQKAKIENEERLKLAFKRNAAMMFCLIENLDKITFVCRTVKGTAEYGFTREEIQKDYNEDLKEYSKDKNKFGRFAITLNNDNLIIHSMKKYSPTMSSVVGLKIMSTYEGKADNIRYTATDGKLILFDGNSAGKQGNTLTVEKNTPIFWSPLSGDDTSFKADKIVVKVEVLNQGIKIAEQNLNIKKEGITYIIEENINVIADI, from the coding sequence TTGAAAAACTCTGCAAAAAAAGTTTTGACAGTACTTGTTTTTATTACATGTGTTGTTGCTTTAGTAATTATTTTAGTATTCGCTAGCAAGGGGAATACTCCAGGCATTATTGATTCCAATAATAGTACAAAGATAAATGCAAGCGGACAAGTTTACAATGCAGATTACTTATTTGAAAACAAAACTCCCTACGTAGGAAACAACAGCAAGGTTTTACATATTATAGACAACCTACAGTTTGGTAACTATAGAGGAGAGGTATCACTTCAAACTGAAAAAATCCCTTACGGAGTAACAGTTAACTATGATTTTCAGAATTTAGTTAAAGAGGATTACCAAAAGGCAAAAATAGAAAATGAAGAACGATTGAAGCTTGCATTTAAAAGAAACGCAGCAATGATGTTTTGTCTCATTGAAAATCTGGACAAGATTACCTTTGTTTGTCGCACAGTCAAAGGGACTGCGGAATACGGATTTACCAGAGAAGAAATACAAAAAGACTATAATGAAGATTTGAAAGAATATTCAAAGGATAAAAATAAGTTCGGCAGATTTGCAATAACATTAAATAATGACAATCTTATTATACATTCAATGAAAAAATATTCTCCTACCATGTCCAGTGTAGTTGGGTTGAAAATTATGTCTACCTATGAGGGGAAGGCAGATAATATAAGATATACAGCAACGGATGGTAAATTAATACTATTTGACGGCAATAGTGCTGGAAAACAGGGTAATACCCTGACTGTTGAGAAGAATACGCCTATTTTTTGGAGCCCTTTGTCCGGAGATGATACAAGTTTTAAAGCTGATAAAATTGTTGTTAAAGTAGAAGTGCTAAACCAAGGGATTAAGATTGCGGAGCAAAATCTTAATATTAAAAAAGAAGGTATAACATATATTATAGAAGAAAATATCAACGTTATTGCAGATATATAA
- a CDS encoding sigma-70 family RNA polymerase sigma factor: MPCLIDILVSTIFDVLSNLFVMIGYVSNVNSFPQPLKPEEEQYYVEAYKNGSEEARNILIERNLRLVAHIVKKYGSCGSDSDDLISIGTIGLIKAISTFNVDKGTRLATYAARCIENAILTLRKHIIYFIYNILSYRGFSY, from the coding sequence GTGCCTTGCTTGATAGATATACTGGTTTCTACAATCTTTGATGTATTAAGCAATCTTTTTGTAATGATTGGCTACGTATCCAATGTAAATTCCTTCCCCCAGCCTTTAAAACCGGAGGAAGAACAGTACTACGTTGAGGCATACAAAAATGGTAGTGAGGAAGCAAGAAATATTCTTATTGAAAGAAACTTAAGGCTTGTTGCACATATTGTAAAAAAATACGGCTCTTGTGGCAGTGACAGCGATGACCTTATCTCTATAGGTACTATCGGATTGATTAAGGCAATATCCACATTCAACGTGGATAAAGGAACTCGTCTTGCAACCTATGCTGCCAGGTGCATAGAAAATGCAATTCTCACGCTACGGAAACATATTATATATTTTATATATAATATTCTGTCTTATCGGGGTTTTTCATATTAA
- a CDS encoding ABC transporter ATP-binding protein, translated as MFIDIKNVSKEYLQNNSIFKALDHVSLQIKKGEFICLLGPSGCGKTTLLSSVAGFEKVNSGTIQIDGKQVSEPCISNVTIFQNYGLLPWRTVQKNVELGLESKKLSKKERYDIASRYIDLVGLSKFSKSHPSQLSGGMQQRVAIARALAVDPEIIFMDEPFGALDALTRLKMQDEISNIWEHEKKTIIFVTHDIEEAVFLADRIVIMTPNPGKIKSIISVPLARNRDRTSHDFLKIRDRVFSEFNMKNPDKTEYYI; from the coding sequence ATGTTTATTGATATTAAGAATGTTTCAAAGGAATATTTACAAAATAATTCTATTTTCAAAGCCTTGGACCATGTATCGTTACAAATTAAAAAAGGGGAGTTTATATGCCTGCTTGGTCCAAGCGGCTGTGGCAAGACTACGCTTCTTAGTTCCGTTGCAGGTTTTGAAAAAGTTAACAGCGGTACTATACAAATAGACGGTAAACAGGTCTCGGAGCCTTGTATCAGCAATGTAACCATTTTTCAGAACTACGGTCTTCTGCCTTGGCGGACAGTTCAAAAAAATGTTGAATTGGGTTTAGAGAGTAAAAAACTATCAAAAAAGGAAAGGTATGATATCGCCAGTAGATATATTGATTTAGTGGGACTTTCTAAATTCAGCAAAAGTCACCCTTCTCAGCTATCAGGCGGTATGCAGCAGCGTGTTGCGATAGCCCGTGCTCTGGCTGTTGATCCTGAAATTATTTTTATGGATGAGCCTTTTGGTGCCTTGGATGCATTAACAAGGCTTAAAATGCAGGATGAAATCTCAAATATTTGGGAACATGAGAAAAAGACTATTATTTTTGTTACCCATGATATTGAAGAAGCTGTTTTTCTTGCAGACAGGATTGTCATTATGACACCTAATCCCGGTAAAATAAAATCAATTATCAGTGTACCTCTGGCAAGAAACCGGGACCGAACAAGTCATGATTTTTTGAAAATCCGTGACAGGGTATTCTCTGAATTTAATATGAAAAACCCCGATAAGACAGAATATTATATATAA
- a CDS encoding ABC transporter permease — MKKLIHILVSFALILILWQGAVSLGYWNQALLPSPPDVGNGFLELVSSGTLFAGVKSSMYRFFVGYLLAAFSAVTLGLVLGWFRNAWSFVNPVVQLVRPISPIAWFPFIVLIFGIGDLPAIVIIFIAAFFPILLATVNAVGKVDQTYIKVAKNFGIKQPMLLTKIVLPAAFPSIASGLHIALGTAWVFLVAGEMVGAQTGLGFMIIDARNNLRADLLLANILSIGIIGLILDSFIGLAEKQLLKRWGVIGGNNVY, encoded by the coding sequence ATGAAGAAACTGATTCATATTCTAGTATCATTCGCATTAATATTGATTCTGTGGCAGGGAGCCGTATCGTTGGGGTACTGGAATCAAGCTCTGCTTCCCTCTCCCCCTGATGTTGGAAATGGTTTTTTGGAGCTTGTTTCAAGCGGAACTCTTTTTGCAGGTGTCAAGTCCAGTATGTACAGATTTTTTGTAGGATACCTTCTGGCAGCTTTTTCAGCAGTTACTCTGGGTCTTGTTCTGGGTTGGTTCAGAAATGCATGGAGCTTTGTAAATCCCGTTGTACAATTGGTAAGGCCCATATCACCGATTGCCTGGTTTCCATTTATTGTACTTATATTCGGAATAGGTGACCTTCCTGCTATTGTTATAATTTTCATAGCAGCATTCTTTCCTATTCTTTTGGCTACCGTAAACGCCGTAGGAAAGGTGGACCAAACCTACATAAAGGTTGCAAAGAACTTTGGCATAAAACAGCCAATGCTTTTAACCAAAATAGTTCTTCCTGCCGCTTTTCCTTCAATTGCTTCGGGACTCCATATTGCTTTAGGAACAGCATGGGTTTTTCTGGTAGCAGGTGAGATGGTTGGGGCTCAGACAGGCCTGGGTTTCATGATTATTGATGCAAGAAACAATCTCAGAGCAGATTTACTGCTGGCAAATATTTTGTCCATCGGGATTATAGGACTTATCCTTGACAGTTTTATAGGCCTTGCGGAAAAACAGCTCTTGAAAAGATGGGGCGTTATTGGAGGTAACAATGTTTATTGA
- a CDS encoding ABC transporter substrate-binding protein: protein MSIKKSIVAALIFGLIAGTAACGNSGGVKESGLSNIKTIKIAYLPLTHALPVFVEKELQDKKENKYKIELVKYGSWPELMDALNTGHVDGASVLIELAMKAKEQSIGVKAVALGHKDGNVIVVSKNIKSPSDLKGKNFAIPHRQSSHNILLGQMLKNVGLSYKDVNIVELPPPEMPAALAQGQIAGYSVAEPFGAKSIALDTGKVLFESNELWKDSICCSLVLSDKFINSNKDVAKEVVSSFRDAGEYIGSHKDEANAIAKKYLNLDDKVLTLSLKWISFNDLEITREAYDSLTSKIKEFGISSNPPAYDDFVDSSLLR from the coding sequence ATGAGTATTAAAAAGTCTATTGTAGCTGCTTTGATTTTTGGACTAATTGCAGGTACTGCAGCCTGCGGAAATTCCGGCGGTGTCAAAGAATCCGGTTTATCAAATATAAAAACCATAAAAATTGCCTACCTTCCTTTAACACATGCTTTGCCTGTGTTTGTGGAGAAAGAATTGCAGGATAAAAAAGAGAATAAATATAAAATTGAGCTAGTCAAATACGGGTCATGGCCCGAACTGATGGATGCCCTTAATACAGGCCATGTCGACGGTGCTTCCGTTCTTATTGAGCTTGCCATGAAGGCAAAGGAACAGAGTATCGGAGTCAAGGCGGTTGCACTGGGTCATAAGGATGGAAACGTAATTGTTGTTTCCAAAAACATTAAAAGTCCGTCGGATTTAAAGGGAAAGAATTTTGCCATTCCCCACAGACAATCCTCCCATAACATCCTTTTGGGACAAATGCTCAAAAATGTCGGACTTTCCTACAAGGATGTAAACATAGTTGAGCTTCCTCCTCCTGAAATGCCAGCGGCTCTTGCTCAAGGTCAAATAGCCGGATATAGTGTTGCCGAACCATTTGGAGCAAAGTCTATTGCCCTTGATACAGGAAAGGTATTGTTTGAATCCAATGAACTCTGGAAGGATTCCATTTGCTGCTCTCTGGTTTTGTCCGACAAATTTATTAACAGCAACAAGGATGTGGCAAAAGAGGTTGTATCCAGTTTTAGAGATGCAGGTGAATACATTGGTTCTCACAAGGATGAGGCTAATGCTATTGCAAAGAAATACCTTAATCTTGACGATAAGGTTCTGACCCTGTCCTTAAAATGGATTTCATTCAACGACCTCGAAATTACCAGAGAAGCATATGACAGCCTTACTTCTAAAATCAAGGAATTCGGGATTTCCTCAAATCCTCCGGCTTATGATGACTTTGTAGACTCTAGCCTTTTACGGTAA
- the cooS gene encoding anaerobic carbon-monoxide dehydrogenase catalytic subunit: MNFRYHHTKFDHSENHHHNDSGCNDYATAVAEYRKSFASKKEVLEQTPDPAVKAMLLYMEEKGCETVFDRFDAQKPQCGFGLAGVCCRICNMGPCKITKKSPKGVCGADADVIVARNILRSVAAGAAEHGARGRESMLALKYASEGRIKFPIEGENKVLATAKAFGLDTENKSIKELAGLIADILLEDLSRTIPGPHHTLNAFASKERINVWSNLDIIPISPYHEVFESLNRTGTGNDSDWENIMKQMLRTGVAFAWSCVLGSSIAMDSLFGLPVRSTSKVNIGALEKGYVNIGIHGHSPVLVSEIVKLGNSDEFQELARQNGALGIKFYGICCSGLSAMYRYGGVIPLSNAIGAELVLGTGALDLWVADVQDVFPSIMEVASCFKTTVVTTSDSARLPGAEHYGFDHHHSNIDQTSELATKILNRAIESFTQRREVPVYIPPYEIEAEVGFSVEYINRHFGSVKPIAEALKNGEILGIVNLVGCNNPRIVYEKAIVELTDILLENNVLVLTNGCASFPLMKLGYCSTAALERTGDNLKGFLKDLPPVWHMGECLDNARASALFKAVAETSDIYIKDMPYAFASPEWSNEKGICAALSFRLLGIDSYHCVYAPTQGSDNVTEFMSNGTKDILGSRMIVNVNHIELANEIVNDLKVQRKALGWD, translated from the coding sequence ATGAATTTTAGATATCATCACACAAAATTTGATCATTCAGAAAATCACCATCATAACGATTCAGGCTGCAATGATTATGCAACTGCCGTAGCTGAATACAGAAAAAGTTTCGCTTCGAAGAAGGAGGTTCTGGAACAGACTCCGGACCCTGCCGTAAAAGCTATGCTTCTATATATGGAGGAGAAAGGATGCGAGACTGTTTTCGACAGATTTGACGCTCAGAAGCCACAGTGCGGCTTCGGTCTTGCAGGAGTCTGCTGCAGAATCTGCAACATGGGGCCATGTAAAATTACGAAAAAAAGTCCTAAAGGTGTTTGTGGAGCTGATGCAGACGTTATTGTAGCACGAAATATACTCAGGAGTGTCGCTGCAGGTGCTGCAGAGCATGGTGCACGCGGACGTGAAAGTATGCTGGCATTGAAGTATGCTTCTGAAGGCAGAATCAAATTTCCTATTGAGGGAGAAAACAAGGTGTTGGCCACAGCTAAAGCCTTTGGACTTGACACTGAGAATAAAAGCATTAAGGAACTTGCAGGGTTAATTGCCGATATTCTATTGGAGGACTTATCCAGAACTATTCCCGGGCCTCACCATACACTTAATGCATTTGCTTCAAAAGAACGAATTAATGTTTGGAGTAATCTTGATATTATTCCCATCAGTCCTTACCACGAAGTTTTCGAGAGTCTTAACAGAACAGGTACAGGAAACGACAGTGATTGGGAAAATATTATGAAACAGATGCTGCGTACAGGTGTAGCCTTTGCATGGTCTTGTGTTTTGGGTTCATCAATCGCAATGGACAGTTTGTTCGGACTACCTGTAAGAAGTACTTCTAAGGTTAATATCGGTGCTTTGGAAAAGGGTTATGTTAACATAGGAATTCACGGCCACTCTCCGGTTTTGGTAAGTGAAATTGTAAAGCTTGGTAATTCAGATGAATTTCAAGAACTTGCAAGGCAAAACGGTGCTTTGGGAATTAAGTTTTATGGTATTTGCTGTTCAGGACTTTCTGCTATGTACAGATATGGCGGTGTTATACCCCTTTCTAATGCTATCGGAGCTGAGCTGGTTCTGGGAACTGGTGCTTTGGATTTATGGGTAGCTGACGTTCAGGATGTTTTCCCTTCTATCATGGAGGTTGCAAGCTGTTTTAAAACAACTGTGGTTACCACGAGTGACTCGGCCAGACTACCGGGAGCCGAGCATTACGGCTTTGATCACCACCACTCTAATATTGACCAGACTAGCGAGCTTGCAACGAAGATACTGAACAGGGCTATTGAGAGCTTTACCCAGAGAAGAGAGGTTCCAGTTTATATTCCGCCATATGAAATTGAAGCGGAAGTCGGATTTTCCGTTGAATATATTAACAGGCATTTTGGAAGTGTTAAGCCCATTGCAGAAGCATTAAAAAATGGTGAAATCCTTGGGATTGTTAACCTGGTTGGGTGTAACAACCCTCGTATTGTCTATGAAAAGGCCATAGTTGAGCTTACAGACATCCTTTTAGAAAATAATGTTCTGGTATTAACCAACGGGTGTGCTTCCTTTCCTCTCATGAAACTTGGATATTGCTCTACTGCTGCTTTGGAGCGTACAGGTGATAATTTGAAGGGTTTTTTAAAGGATCTTCCTCCTGTATGGCATATGGGCGAATGTTTGGATAATGCAAGAGCATCCGCACTTTTTAAGGCTGTTGCTGAGACTTCTGATATTTACATCAAGGATATGCCTTATGCTTTTGCTAGTCCGGAATGGTCTAACGAAAAAGGTATATGTGCAGCGTTGAGTTTCAGATTGTTGGGTATTGATTCTTATCACTGTGTATATGCTCCAACTCAAGGTTCAGATAATGTTACAGAATTTATGAGTAATGGAACTAAAGATATTCTGGGTTCAAGGATGATCGTCAATGTCAATCACATCGAATTGGCAAATGAGATTGTAAATGACCTTAAAGTACAGAGAAAAGCTTTAGGCTGGGATTAG